A stretch of the Lolium perenne isolate Kyuss_39 chromosome 3, Kyuss_2.0, whole genome shotgun sequence genome encodes the following:
- the LOC127339722 gene encoding uncharacterized protein, whose product MDAEKLESLLESMLQLSLDSPQDSDGVADQLAAAVPAQPAAAAESIGSAGDWAEVLVSQLVSATSVEDARCSAAKVLEAFGGSVCSRAAQVQGDKDQLLRTAMQHNSLLKRAVLAQHRRRQEDEEKGRQLQGQILQYREQVKRLEADKYALSVHLRNAAPGSSMPGNYHPEVF is encoded by the coding sequence ATGGACGCCGAGAAACTCGAGTCGCTGCTGGAAAGCATGCTCCAGCTGAGCCTGGACTCGCCGCAAGATAGCGACGGCGTCGCCGATCAACTCGCCGCGGCTGTCCCGGCACAAcccgctgccgcggcagagagcATCGGATCGGCGGGTGACTGGGCAGAGGTCCTCGTGAGCCAGCTGGTGAGCGCCACCTCCGTGGAAGATGCCCGGTGCAGCGCCGCCAAGGTCCTCGAGGCATTCGGGGGCAGCGTCTGCTCTCGCGCCGCGCAGGTACAGGGCGACAAGGACCAGCTGCTGAGAACCGCCATGCAGCATAACTCCCTCCTGAAGAGGGCGGTACTAGCGCAGCACCGGCGGCGCCAGGAGGACGAGGAGAAGGGCAGGCAACTCCAGGGTCAGATCCTCCAGTACCGGGAGCAGGTCAAGCGGCTGGAggcggacaagtacgcgctgtCCGTGCACCTCAGGAACGCAGCGCCCGGGAGCTCCATGCCGGGGAACTACCACCCGGAGGTTTTCTGA
- the LOC127342895 gene encoding V-type proton ATPase subunit c''2 — protein MSSDSSSWARALVHISPYTFAAIGIAVSIGVSVLGAAWGIFITGSSLIGAAIKAPRITSKNLISVIFCEAVAIYGVIVAIILQTKLESVPTSRMHDPESMRAGYAIFASGLIVGFANLVCGVCVGVIGSSCALSDAQNSTLFVKILVIEIFGSALGLFGVIVGIIMSAQATWPTKA, from the exons ATGTCGTCGGACTCGTCGTCGTGGGCGCGCGCGCTCGTGCACATCTCGCCCTACACCTTCGCCGCCATCGGCATCGCCGTGTCCATCGGCGTCTCCGTCCTCGGCGCGGCATG GGGGATCTTCATCACGGGGAGCAGCCTCATCGGGGCCGCCATCAAGGCGCCCAGGATCACCTCCAAGAACCTCATCAG TGTCATCTTCTGTGAGGCTGTTGCAATTTATGGTGTAATCGTGGCAATCATCCTCCAAACAAAGCTTGAAAGTGTGCCAACATCCCGAATGCATGATCCAGAGTCCATGCGAGCTGGTTATGCAATCTTTGCCTCAGGTCTCATTGTTGGCTTTGCTAATCTTGTTTGCGG GGTATGCGTGGGAGTAATTGGAAGCAGCTGTGCACTGTCTGATGCTCAGAATTCAACACTCTTTGTAAAGATCCTGGTGATTGAAATCTTCGGCAGTGCTTTGGGCCTGTTTGGAGTGATCGTGGGCATAATCATGTCAGCTCAAGCAACATGGCCAACGAAAGCCTAA
- the LOC127342894 gene encoding uncharacterized protein produces METEDKTKINLETEETKERDKGSPRVSMEKEEKLFHDYRRKWETSWSSKFGRCGRFEDTTLLSPMHFTYCAPGRIPYAASTGRTLQFYSIKVAEIKKALGLTWPLDVYGVVAARDNVDRNRNIIFLRGRDDCQTLTQKDPFLRLTGPSRAIVTRDPIHLEIELKAKGRTKSEDRVLMTDTWYYRDNYCGLCTLYTPLVTNLCTIVLSSEELEESVQATIVGVRIVEGSLPAKKKDSSPPFKYGCRVVCSSTPLNGILPDSQHITEPSFRQVVLQDGAMSVCKDGYLDLARHVVSVELGRRLKVIVYAYSRSGDIAPRGHIFFDAQKSNVSHGLCYIDDYEVEISVAWSCLVREKLSILMKGRV; encoded by the exons ATGGAGACGGAGGACAAGACCAAAATCAACTTGGAGACAGAGGAAACAAAAGAGAGGGACAAGGGGTCGCCGAGAGTTTCcatggagaaggaagagaagctcTTTCATGACTACCGTCGCAAGTGGGAAACGTCGTGGTCCAGCAAGTTTGGACGCTGTGGTCGATTCGAAGACACAA CGTTATTGAGTCCTATGCACTTTACATATTGTGCACCGGGACGCATCCCATATGCTGCTTCTACTGGGAGAACCTTGCAGTTCTACTCCATCAAAGTCGCGGAAATAAAAAAGGCTCTTGGGTTGACATGGCCGCTGGATGTGTACGGTGTAGTTGCTGCCCGAGACAATGTGGATCGCAATCGCAACATTATCTTCCTGCGTGGAAGGGATGACTGTCAAACACTCACTCAAAAG GATCCATTTTTGCGCTTGACTGGTCCGTCTCGTGCAATTGTGACTCGGGACCCTATTCACTTGGAAATCGAGCTAAAAGCAAAGGGAAGAACAAAGTCTGAAGATAGAGTGTTGATGACCGATACCTGGTATTACAGGGATAATTATTGTGGGTTATGTACCCTATATACCCCTCTTGTCACTAACCTTTGCACGATAGTGTTAAGCTCTGAGGAACTTGAAGAATCGGTCCAGGCCACTATTGTGGGTGTCCGTATTGTTGAAGGTAGTTTACCtgcaaaaaaaaaagatagtTCGCCTCCTTTTAAATATGGATGTAGAGTTGTCTGCTCCTCAACACCTCTGAATGGTATATTGCCTGATTCTCAACATATTACTGAGCCCTCATTTCGGCAAGTTGTGCTTCAAGATGGAGCAATGTCCGTGTGCAAGGATGGTTATCTTGATTTGGCAAGGCATGTCGTTTCTGTTGAATTAGGCAGACGGCTCAAAGTTATTGtttatgcttactcacgatctgggGATATAGCTCCCCGCGGTCATATATTCTTTGATGCCCAAAAGAGCAATGTAAGTCATGGTTTATGTTACATTGATGACTATGAGGTGGAGATCTCTGTTGCTTGGTCCTGCCTTGTTCGGGAGAAGCTTTCCATATTGATGAAGGGGCGTGTCTAA